A region from the Aquila chrysaetos chrysaetos chromosome 15, bAquChr1.4, whole genome shotgun sequence genome encodes:
- the CLN8 gene encoding protein CLN8 — protein sequence MNPTRDDPVSGTIFDWDYLLWEVRLTFLAAGFLIYLGVFLLSHWLSSWMSTTYHALYAKEKVFWNMAVTRGVFGLQSCVAGLWALLIDPVFHADKVYSQQKWSWFNCLIAAGFFLLENVAVHMSNIIFRTFDVFLVVHHLLAFGGLAGLVINVKSGHYLPLMGMLLEMSTPSTCISWMLLKAGCANTFFWKANQWVMIHLFHCRMILTYHMWWVCIFNWNSVLENLGLLHFIVLFSGLFAVTLILNPYWTYKKTQQLLSPTDWNFENKAVENGRLNGETHEKKRI from the exons atgaatcCTACACGTGATGATCCAGTGTCTGGAACCATTTTTGACTGGGACTATCTCTTATGGGAAGTTCGTTTGACGTTTTTAGCTGCTGGTTTTTTAATCTACTTGGGagtatttcttctgtctcaCTGGTTGTCTTCATGGATGAGTACCACTTATCATGCCTTGTATGCAAAAGAGAAGGTGTTTTGGAATATGGCAGTCACACGTGGTGTGTTTGGACTTCAGAGTTGTGTTGCTGGGTTATGGGCTTTGCTCATAGATCCTGTTTTTCACGCTGACAAAGTGTATTCACAGCAAAAGTGGAGTTGGTTTAACTGTTTAATAGCTGCtggatttttcttgcttgaaaaTGTAGCTGTTCACATGTCCAACATTATTTTTAGAACATTTGATGTGTTCTTGGTAGTTCATCACTTGCTTGCTTTTGGTGGCTTGGCTGGTCTAGTAATTAATGTGAAATCTGGACATTATCTGCCTTTGATGGGAATGTTGCTGGAGATGAGTACTCCCTCAACATGCATTTCCTGGATGCTTCTAAAG GCTGGCTGTGCTAACACCTTTTTCTGGAAGGCAAACCAGTGGGTGATGATCCACCTGTTTCACTGCCGTATGATTCTTACTTACCACATGTGGTGGGTGTGTATTTTCAATTGGAATTCTGTGCTGGAAAATCTGGGActtcttcattttattgttttattctCGGGATTATTTGCCGTTACACTAATACTTAACCCATACTGGACATACAAAAAAACTCAGCAACTCCTCAGCCCAACTGACTggaactttgaaaataaagcagtggAAAATGGAAGATTAAATGGTGAAACACATGAAAAGAAGAGGATATAA